The following proteins are co-located in the Candidatus Aegiribacteria sp. genome:
- a CDS encoding peptidylprolyl isomerase — protein sequence MRFITGMAITLIFPALAFAEVLASVDDKTLTWEDVVTMIGGEQNAQYLGITSEAGAIEVLESWVREEVMVQAAENSGLESDPQVRDAIEQSRRQILLEAYMTDMVDGLQPSQLEIENYVDEWLSTYKKSIHIRHIIVQDENLANSLLARIHAGSDFTSLAQEYSIGPSGADGGDLGWVTRGQSGYMTFDEAAFRLEDGEISDVTETGAGYHIIKAVESQLLSPEPSVEEIKQVVTIELTQVMQEEIIMDEVDSLELNHDIVLYPERLMEHF from the coding sequence ATGAGATTCATTACGGGTATGGCGATAACTCTGATATTTCCCGCATTGGCTTTTGCTGAAGTTCTTGCCAGCGTTGACGATAAGACACTGACATGGGAAGATGTCGTAACCATGATCGGCGGGGAGCAGAACGCTCAGTATCTCGGTATAACTTCCGAAGCCGGCGCGATCGAGGTTCTTGAATCCTGGGTGCGGGAGGAAGTGATGGTGCAGGCAGCGGAGAATAGCGGCCTGGAGTCAGATCCGCAGGTCAGAGATGCTATCGAGCAATCCAGAAGGCAGATACTCCTTGAAGCCTACATGACTGATATGGTAGACGGGCTTCAGCCTTCACAGCTTGAGATCGAGAATTACGTGGATGAGTGGCTCAGCACGTACAAGAAGAGTATTCATATAAGACATATCATCGTACAGGACGAGAACCTCGCGAATTCCCTTCTTGCCAGAATTCATGCCGGTTCAGATTTTACCTCGCTTGCTCAGGAATATTCCATAGGACCAAGCGGTGCCGATGGCGGGGATCTGGGCTGGGTCACAAGGGGACAGTCGGGTTATATGACATTCGATGAAGCAGCATTCAGGCTTGAAGATGGTGAGATAAGCGATGTTACGGAAACCGGTGCCGGTTATCACATAATCAAGGCTGTGGAAAGCCAGCTTCTCTCTCCGGAACCTTCAGTTGAAGAGATCAAGCAGGTAGTTACCATTGAACTTACGCAGGTGATGCAGGAGGAAATTATCATGGATGAGGTCGATTCTCTTGAGCTGAACCATGATATAGTGCTTTATCCGGAAAGGCTGATGGAACATTTCTAA
- a CDS encoding peptidyl-prolyl cis-trans isomerase produces MASISSAGVVEVNNSMENQQIAASVDSSVIYMEDMTIAGITPSLLEEWIEDELLAELAAELGYENVRKSKLLQDRARQVYLRDELLAYTYARIPFPDNTEVFQYMSSDSLAFMVERHYYQIIVANKSMADSIHQKLLWGENFQITAERLSIGQKAGIGGDLGFLTAGELIAYGVPVEQSVIEGLGDVISTNYGWHIFLVDEIRQLEDTSRVVRSLADDIYRQRLATARDSLLVMASAEKDIFLDSTLVYDTWQYSDQSTDGSEAE; encoded by the coding sequence ATGGCTTCAATTAGTTCTGCCGGAGTTGTTGAAGTCAACAACAGTATGGAAAATCAGCAGATAGCGGCAAGTGTGGACAGCTCAGTAATATACATGGAGGATATGACAATAGCCGGTATTACACCCTCACTTCTTGAAGAGTGGATAGAGGACGAGCTTCTGGCTGAACTTGCAGCCGAACTGGGCTATGAGAACGTCAGAAAAAGCAAGCTGCTGCAGGACAGAGCAAGACAGGTTTACCTGAGGGATGAACTGCTTGCGTACACATATGCGAGGATACCATTTCCCGACAACACGGAAGTTTTCCAGTATATGAGTTCCGACAGCCTTGCTTTTATGGTTGAAAGGCACTACTACCAGATAATTGTGGCAAATAAATCCATGGCTGATTCAATACATCAAAAGCTCTTATGGGGAGAGAATTTCCAGATAACAGCCGAAAGGCTTTCAATAGGACAGAAAGCAGGTATAGGAGGCGATCTTGGATTCCTCACAGCCGGAGAATTGATCGCGTACGGTGTACCGGTTGAACAGTCTGTCATCGAAGGCCTGGGCGATGTGATATCCACCAACTACGGATGGCATATATTTCTTGTGGATGAGATAAGGCAGCTTGAGGATACATCAAGGGTCGTAAGAAGCCTTGCTGATGATATCTATAGACAAAGGCTGGCAACCGCGAGGGACAGCCTTCTGGTAATGGCCTCCGCCGAGAAGGATATTTTTCTGGATTCGACTCTGGTGTACGATACATGGCAATACTCAGATCAAAGCACAGACGGAAGTGAGGCAGAATGA